A DNA window from Anastrepha ludens isolate Willacy chromosome 6, idAnaLude1.1, whole genome shotgun sequence contains the following coding sequences:
- the LOC128868080 gene encoding DET1 homolog, translating into MDKLLEAIEILEQSSIAKKRSSWFTERVFTQNIQHHIWDRESGLNRYNRRGRIPELTHTLEFYKSITPRLSILGVGSSLGFICRFSPDGNLLVCISCDFNSVWVHKYKGVHAVLESVHGVKDEGVKASADTGRLLNEKLFHLLWNIPLFAANNTHWVVIRDFCLFVENGRYVLMAAKACSHGRHFTREDYLNYPDLFDDVEMFDFTLFVIDLVKGRISDVYQFRDYVFVTTHYGISIMGNKVAILSFCRQIIEVFELQDGKLVTQFVVNREQETLRRETLICALHTNGVPEPMIKGLLSQIKQKCFASMYREIIECHEGRERQKRLRQFYNEFNVYDHMKMAKSQFINEDTLFIRFEATKMRRYVLINSGQVSVEELPNFKLYVFYSLSEDKVLKCYHNDSVELFNIRKNFYDSFRTDRSLQTGRPASTLSNNIYFRSGYDIYFKELGDEKLAAERLNPSLPVNCQTTICSPYFDGNMFKFDDRYISPAMQPKKISPKPIRFRDRYTSVMKFRLHMNISRINKTRCPQYCSFIFHPYEPFIISIQRIDRNYVVNFHLYCESTVVPPGKRIYSEHFFVDDEDKVNKVKTL; encoded by the exons ATGGATAAACTACTTGAGGCTattgaaattttggaacaaTCTAGCATCGCAAAAAAACGGAGTTCTTGGTTTACGGAACGTGTGTTCACACAAAACATACAACATCACATTTGGGATCGTGAGTCCGGCCTTAATCGCTATAACAGGCGCGGTCGTATACCTGAACTAACGCACActcttgaattttacaaaagtatTACACCCAGATTAAGTATATTGGGTGTTGGCTCTTCGTTGGGATTCATATGTAGGTTTTCGCCGGATGGTAATCTGCTAGTGTGCATCTCATGTGATTTCAACTCCGTTTGGGTACACAAATATAAGGGTGTGCATGCAGTCTTAGAATCAGTGCACGGTGTAAAAGACGAAGGTGTCAAAGCTAGTGCTGATACTGGCCGATTACTCAATGAAAAACTGTTTCATCTACTTTGGAATATACCACTCTTTGCCGCAAACAATACGCATTGGGTTGTAATCCGTGACTTTTGCCTTTTTGTCGAAAATGGTCGTTATGTGTTAATGGCTGCCAAGGCCTGCAGCCATGGCCGTCATTTTACGCGCGAAGACTATCTCAATTATCCAGATTTATTTGACGACGTTGAAATGTTTGATTTTACATTGTTTGTGATCGATTTAGTAAAGGGCCGTATCAGCGATGTATATCAATTTCGCGATTATGTGTTTGTGACAACGCATTATGGTATCTCAATTATGGGAAATAAAGTTGCGATTTTATCATTTTGTCGCCAAATTATCGAAGTATTCGAACTGCAAGATGGAAAACTTGTTACCCAATTTGTAGTTAATAGGGAGCAAGAAACGTTGAGAAGAGAGACATTAATATGTGCCCTACACACAAATGGAGTGCCGGAGCCAATGATAAAAGGATTACTGTCGCAGATAAAGCAAAAGTGTTTCGCTAGCATGTACAGGGAGATAATCGAGTGTCATGAAGGGAGGGAGAGGCAGAAACGTTTGCGTCAATTCTACAACGAATTTAATGTG tatGATCATATGAAAATGGCAAAATCGCAGTTCATTAATGAAGATACATTGTTTATACGATTTGAAGCTACAAAAATGAGGCGATATGTTTTAATTAACTCAGGTCAGGTATCCGTGGAGGAGCTTCCTAACTTCAAGTTGTATGTATTTTACTCGCTATCGGAAgacaaagttttaaaatgttatCACAATGACTCTGTGGAACTGTTCAATATTCGTAAAAACTTTTACGACAGCTTTCGAACTGATCGATCATTGCAGACAGGCCGACCAGCGTCAACGCTAagcaataatatatattttcgttCAGGATATGATAT TTATTTTAAAGAGCTGGGCGATGAAAAACTTGCTGCTGAGCGTCTTAATCCCTCATTGCCAGTAAATTGCCAAACTACCATTTGTTCACCCTATTTTGACGGTAACATGTTTAAATTTGATGATCGATACATATCACCAGCGatgcaaccaaaaaaaatttctccgAAGCCAATACGTTTTAGAGATCGTTATACGTCTGTAATGAAGTTTCGCCTGCATATGAATATATCCCGCATCAATAAGACTAGATGTCCACAAtattgttcttttattttccatCCATATGAACCGTTTATTATAAGTATACAGCGGATAGATCGAAATTATGTTgttaattttcatttgtattgtGAAAGCACTGTTGTTCCACCCGGAAAGAGAATTTACAGTGAGCATTTCTTTGTAGACGATGAAGACAAGGTGAACAAGGTAAAAACATTGTGA
- the LOC128868077 gene encoding general transcription factor 3C polypeptide 3 codes for MDGDRFLIEELSSNDVSELELSEFKETEPIKVLDIITPDNSKPSNTTHVSSNDGAAMSKQAPSYNAIGGEGEAALIKRFVRGEVDFPDYYTKLEPGEEEEDDVDKVELEALEQQKYDIDMKHSTSQQVTSEPRVHSAGVVERKAVDTSLNEPNWRGGAGASGSSSSTPRRRTVLNAALQGLMGEANLSYARGQIDIAEKICLEIIRQNPLAPEPFFTLAEIYETRNTEKHLYFLTLAAHLNPHDRDQWIRISELHIAQGNLQRARVFYTKAIKAMPRDYDLRLRKARLLELMGETHLAMLTYLKMLPHVPRTEADLCLMTAKNVARHFHGISKHAIALEAMESAYQVCGDHFTLEDLNLYMDLLIFNKAYAQVLRCLRARTSLELETERESNLELIFFCVIPDDFVPDFRAKLCISLIHLHAHHLLGYLIQNVHEHIPLTDERLDLYIDIAEALMQEHKYAEAIELLRPITDGDTIECPAFVWLRQAECLRNLNRTNEAIESFTRVVELAPFCYEAKFTLSALLKQQGRHMEAVKALEQSGEGNGTPLNARLLYERCVMLQQIGEIDEFLEVGYVLLARHSIKLRNREEMLAAANGGSFYNAEGLKVILQMRNITEDTDKALQEYMKIPQDNSDLTIQDEYRLFLELIRVAFEHRKFSCIERLCFGMVTTKRFTAYHIELERIIILACYFNDNCTIAFSYLRELISKNTHNIGLWNLLSLLVQKGQDLRYHRYVRRLVQRQPTDRQLRIFLAHYHLFCCSYKYALNIYVPLFKEKQSPILALCIAVIFNQMSLQRKVLRKTAAVAQSIAFAQKYAILRAGADWNVGNTFTRSDDDISSSRCSAAEQEICYNFGRIYQQAGMVHLATEYYERGLAARHPLIEENEEYLGLRQEIAYNLHLIYKAAGNMRKARQILYEHCVV; via the exons ATGGATGGTGATAGATTCTTGATTGAAGAGCTATCTAGCAATGATGTATCTGAGCTAGAATTGTCGGAATTCAAAGAAACTGAACCAATAAAGGTTTTGGATATAATAACACCAGATAACTCCAAGCCATCTAACACCACCCATGTTAGCAGTAATGATGGAGCTGCTATGTCAAAACAGGCTCCTAGCTACAACGCCATTGGTGGTGAAGGTGAAGCTGCACTGATCAAGCGTTTTGTGCGCGGTGAAGTCGACTTTCCGGATTATTATACTAAATTAGAGCCGGGCGAAGAAGAAGAGGATGATGTGGATAAAGTCGAGTTGGAGGCACTcgaacaacaaaaatatgataTTGACATGAAGCATTCAACGTCACAACAAGTGACGTCCGAACCTCGGGTACATTCCGCCGGCGTTGTTGAACGTAAAGCGGTAGACACGAGCCTGAATGAGCCTAATTGGCGTGGGGGAGCTGGTGCTAGTGGTAGTAGTAGCAGCACACCCCGTCGTCGTACGGTACTCAATGCAGCACTGCAGGGTCTCATGGGGGAAGCGAATTTAAGTTATGCACGGGGCCAAATTGATATAgcggaaaaaatatgtttggagaTTATACGACAGAATCCATTGGCGCCCGAACCTTTTTTCACTTTGGCTGAAATCTATGAGACACGCAATACAGAGAAGCATTTGTATTTTCTAACTCTTGCCGCACATTTGAATCCGCATGATCGGGATCAGTGGATACGTATATCAGAATTGCATATAGCGCAGGGTAATTTACAACGTGCGCGCGTATTTTACACCAAAGCGATAAAA GCAATGCCGAGAGATTATGATTTACGCTTGCGTAAAGCACGCTTGCTGGAACTGATGGGCGAGACCCATCTGGCAATGTTGACTTACTTGAAAATGTTACCACACGTACCGCGCACGGAGGCAGATCTTTGCCTAATGACAGCTAAAAATGTTGCACGCCATTTTCACGGCATATCAAAGCATGCGATTGCGCTGGAAGCTATGGAAAGTGCTTATCAAGTGTGTGGCGATCATTTCACATTGGAAGATCTCAATCTCTATATGGACTTACTTATATTTAATAAGGCTTACGCTCAGGTATTGCGTTGTTTGCGCGCGCGTACCTCACTTGAACTGGAAACGGAGCGCGAGAGTAATTTAGAGTTGATTTTCTTTTGTGTCATACCAGATGATTTTGTGCCCGACTTTCGTGCAAAGCTGTGTATTAGCCTTATACACTTGCATGCACATCATCTGCTCGGCTATCTTATACAAAATGTGCATGAGCACATTCCGCTGACAGACGAGCGTTTGGACTTATACATCGATATTGCGGAAGCGCTTATGCAGGAGCATAAATATGCAGAGGCTATAGAATTGCTACGTCCTATAACAGATGGGGATACCATTGAGTGTCCCGCCTTTGTTTGGTTGCGTCAAGCCGAATGTTTACGCAATTTAAATCGCACAAACGAGGCGATTGAGAGTTTCACGCGCGTTGTGGAACTGGCACCGTTTTGTTATGAAGCGAAGTTTACATTGTCAGCGCTGCTTAAGCAGCAGGGACGTCACATGGAAGCAGTAAAAGCGCTTGAGCAATCTGGCGAAGGTAATGGTACACCTCTAAACGCACGATTGCTCTATGAACGTTGTGTGATGTTACAGCAAATCGGTGAAATCGATGAGTTTCTTGAAGTGGGGTATGTGCTGTTGGCACGCCATTCGATTAAATTACGCAACCGTGAGGAAATGCTGGCGGCGGCGAACGGTGGAAGCTTCTACAACGCCGAGGGGCTCAAAGTGATACTGCAGATGCGCAATATCACAGAAGACACAGATAAGGCATTGCAG GAATATATGAAGATACCGCAAGATAATTCGGATCTCACAATTCAGGATGAATATCGGCTTTTTCTCGAGCTGATTCGCGTGGCCTTCGAGCATCgtaaatttagttgtattgaACGTCTCTGTTTTGGTATGGTGACCACAAAACGTTTCACCGCCTATCATATCGAGCTTGAACGCATTATAATACTCGCGTGCTACTTTAATGATAATTGCACGATTGCTTTTTCATATCTGCGTGAACTAATCTCCAAGAATACACACAATATCGGATTATGGAATTTACTGTCGTTATTGGTGCAAAAGGGACAGGATTTGCGTTACCATCGCTATGTCCGTCGACTGGTGCAGCGGCAGCCCACCGATCGTCAACTGCGTATTTTCCTAGCGCACTATCACCTCTTTTGCTGTTCCTATAAGTAtgcattaaatatttatgtgccacttttcaaagaaaaacaatCGCCTATTCTTGCGCTCTGCATAGCTGTCATCTTCAATCAGATGTCGCTGCAGCGCAAGGTGCTACGCAAAACTGCTGCTGTGGCACAGTCTATCGCTTTCGCTCAGAAATATGCTATATTACGCGCTGGCGCAGATTGGAATGTTGGTAATACTTTCACCAGATCTGACGATGATATTTCGTCAAGCCGGTGTAGTGCAGCAGAGCAGGAAATTTGTTACAATTTCGGGCGTATTTATCAACAGGCCGGTATGGTACATCTGGCAACGGAGTATTATGAGCGTGGCTTGGCAGCACGCCATCCCCTTATCGAGGAGAACGAAGAGTATTTGGGATTGCGACAAGAAATCGCATATAATTTGCATTTAATATATAAAGCAGCGGGAAATATGCGCAAAGCGCGTCAAATTCTCTATGAACATTGTGTTGTATGA